A portion of the Acanthopagrus latus isolate v.2019 chromosome 21, fAcaLat1.1, whole genome shotgun sequence genome contains these proteins:
- the ralbp1 gene encoding ralA-binding protein 1: MTECFLPPSSSPAEQRRAEHPGGVARTPSSEEISPTKFPGLYRTGEPSPPHDGHHHEAPDAYVSDDDKEHSKKKNKFKKKEKRTEGYAAFQEDSSADEAESPSKMKRSKGIHVFKKPSFSKKKEKDFKVKEKGPKEDKAKDKKSKDLTAADVVKQWKEKKKKKKPTTEAEPVPVEIPTFRPIFGAPLAEAVKRTALYDGIQLPAIFRECVDYIESYGMKCEGIYRVSGMKSKVDELKAAYDREECPCLEEYDPHTVASLLKQYLRELPENLLGRDLAQRFEDACGRQVEAEKVSEFQRLLAEVPAESRLVLSWVVTHMDHVIAREADTKMNIQNISIVLNPTIQIGNRVLYMFFTHVRELFGDVVLKPVVRPLRWSNMATMPALPETQESIKEEIRRQEFLLNCLHRDLQAGVKDLSKEERLWEVQRILTALKRKLREAKRQECESKIAQEIASLSKEDVSKEEMTENEEEVINLLLAQENEILTEQEELISLEQVLRRQIATEKEEIERLRAEIADIQSRQQGRSETEEYSSDSESESEDEEELQMILEDLQKQNEELENKNTHLNQAIHEEQEAILELRVQLRLLQSHKLQQELTVQPPAEQALPTQPSPEPRSEEQNKRSVVPAAAGADAAVPANGKAAKDPSKPSPSKDRRDANM; encoded by the exons ATGACTGAGTGCTTCCTGCCCCCCAGCAGCAGccctgcagagcagaggagggctGAGCACCCAGGGGGCGTGGCCCGCACCCCCAGCTCTGAGGAGATCAGTCCCACTAAGTTCCCTGGCCTGTACCGCACCGGGGAACCGTCGCCGCCTCATGATGGCCACCACCATGAGGCACCAGATGCCTACGTCTCAGACGACGACAAAGAGCacagcaagaagaagaacaagttcaagaagaaggagaaaagga CGGAGGGCTACGCCGCCTTCCAGGAGGACAGTTCAGCAGACGAAGCAGAGAGTCCGTCCAAGATGAAGCGCTCCAAAGGAATCCACGTGTTCAAGAAGCCGAGTTTCTCtaagaagaaggaaaaggacTTCAAGGTGAAGGAGAAGGGCCCAAAGGAGGACAAGGCCAAGGATAAGAAATCTAAGGACCTGACGGCTGCAGATGTGGTCAAACAgtggaaggagaagaagaagaagaagaaaccgaCAACAGAGGCGGAGCCAGTCCCAGTGGAGATCCCCACCTTCAGGCCCATCTTTGGAGCACCTCTGGCTGAAGCTGTCAAGAGGACAGCTCTGTATGATGGTATTCAGCTGCCAGCCATCTTCAGAGAATGTGTGGACTACATTGAAAGTTATGGCATGAAGTGTGAAGGCATCTACCGGGTCTCAG gtATGAAGTCCAAAGTGGATGAACTGAAAGCAGCATATGACCGTGAGGAGTGCCCCTGTCTGGAGGAGTATGACCCCCACACGGTTGCCAGCCTGCTGAAGCAGTACTTACGCGAGCTGCCTGAGAACCTGCTAGGCCGGGATCTGGCGCAGCGCTTCGAGGATGCCTGCGGACGTCAAGTGGAGGCCGAGAAGGTGTCGGAGTTCCAGAGGCTGCTGGCCGAGGTGCCGGCGGAGAGCCGACTTGTTCTCTCCTGGGTCGTCACGCACATGGACCATGTCATCGCCAGGGAGGCTGACACCAAGATGAATATCCAGAACATCTCCATCGTCCTTAACCCAACTATACAG ATCGGGAACCGTGTTCTCTACATGTTCTTCACACACGTGAGGGAGCTGTTTGGAGACGTGGTCCTGAAGCCGGTGGTGCGGCCACTCCGCTGGTCCAACATGGCCACGATGCCGGCGCTACCCGAAACCCAGGAGAGCATCAAAGAGGAGATCCGGCGACAG gaATTTCTGCTGAACTGCCTGCACAGGGACCTGCAGGCAGGGGTGAAGGATTTATCTAAAGAGGAGCGGCTGTGGGAGGTTCAGAGAATCCTGACCGCTCTGAAACGCAAACTGAGGGAGGCCAAACGTCAG GAGTGTGAGAGTAAGATTGCCCAGGAGATAGCGAGTCTCTCAAAGGAGGATGTTTCAAAAGAGGAAATGACTGAGAATGAAGAGGAAGTCATCAACCTCCTCTTGGCACAG GAAAATGAGATCCtaacagagcaggaggagctgatcTCTCTTGAGCAGGTGCTCCGCAGACAGATTGccacagagaaggaagaaatTGAGAGACTGCGAGCAGAGATTGCAGACATACAGAG TCGGCAGCAGGGCCGCAGTGAGACAGAGGAATATTCATCTGATAGTGAAAGTGAGagtgaagatgaggaagagctGCAGATGATTCTTGAAGACCTGCAGAAGCAAAATGAGGAACTGGAG aacaaaaacacacacctgaatcAGGCCATCCATGAGGAGCAGGAAGCAATCTTGGAGCTCCGCGTCCAGCTTCGCCTTCTGCAGAgccacaaactgcagcaggaaCTGACCGTCCAGCCGCCGGCCGAGCAGGCCCTACCCACGCAGCCAAGCCCAGAGCCCCGCAGCGAGGAGCAAAACAAACGCTCCGTCGTCCCGGCAGCCGCTGGTGCTGACGCCGCTGTCCCGGCCAATGGCAAGGCAGCCAAGGATCCTTCGAAGCCCTCACCGAGCAAAGACAGGAGGGATGCCAACATGTGA
- the rab31 gene encoding ras-related protein Rab-31 encodes MAIRELKVCLLGDTGVGKSSIVCRFVQDHFDHNISPTIGASFLTKTVPSGNELHKFLIWDTAGQERFHSLAPMYYRGSAAAVIVYDITKLDSFQTLKKWVKELKEHGPEDIVVAIAGNKNDLGDIREVPMKEAKEFAESIAAIFIETSARNAVNVEELFQKISKQIPPLENPEVDSNDSFKLTRQPAPSTRRCC; translated from the exons ATGGCTATAAGGGAGCTCAAAGTTTGCCTTTTAGGG GACACTGGAGTTGGAAAATCCAGCATTGTGTGCCGATTTGTTCAGGATCATTTTGACCACAACATAAGTCCCACAATAGG AGCATCATTCCTAACCAAAACAGTGCCGTCTGGAAATGAACTGCACAAATTTCTGATCTGGGATACAGCCGGACAGGAAAGG ttccACTCATTAGCTCCTATGTACTACCGaggatcagctgctgctgtcattgtcTATGACATTACTAAACTG GACTCTTTCCAGACACTGAAGAAGTGGGTGAAGGAGCTGAAGGAACACGGTCCAGAGGATATTGTTGTAGCCATAGCAGGGAACAAGAATGATTTAGGAGACATCAG GGAAGTTCCTATGAAGGAAGCTAAGGAGTTTGCTGAATCAATTGCAGCTATTTTCATCGAGACTAGTGCCAGAAATGCTGTCAATGTTGAGGAGCTCTTTCAGAAAATCA gTAAACAGATACCACCCCTTGAAAACCCTGAAGTAGACAGCAACGATTCCTTCAAACTCACCAGGCAGCCTGCTCCATCCACCAGGAGGTGCTGCTAG